AGAAGAGTTTATAGTGTGCGTTTTTGTGTGTAGGCTACTGTATTCAGTAGGGGTGTCGCACAATGAAATGCAATACCCTTCGGAGCGAAAGAAAGGGAACTTTGACCATGACCACTGTTGCAGTTGTCGGGGCTACCGGCCAAGTCGGCCGCGTAATGCGTTCGATTTTGGAAGAGCGTGACTTTCCGCTAGACACCATCCGATTTTTCGCCTCTGCGCGTTCCGCCGGAACTACCCTGCCCTACAAGGGTCAAGAAATAGAGGTTGAAGACCTAGCTCTGCAAACCGAAGAAAGCCTCGCGGGTATCGACATCGCGCTGTTCTCTGCAGGTGGTAGCACCTCCAAGCAGTACGCACCACTGTTCGTGGCAGCGGGCGCAACCGTAGTGGACAACTCTTCCGCGTGGCGCAAGGACGACGAAGTTCCACTCATCGTTTCTGAGGTTAACCCAGACGCAAAGAACAACGTGCTCAAGGGCATCATCGCCAACCCAAACTGCACCACGATGGCAATCATGCCGGTAGTCAAGGCGCTTCACGATGTCGCCTGCGTGACCAAACTGCACGTCGCTTCCTACCAGGCGGTATCCGGTTCTGGGCTCGCCGGTGTAGAAACTCTGATCAAGCAGGTCTCTGAGATCGGTGACCGTGCTGTAGAGCTCGTCCACGACGGCTCTCTGCTTGCATCGGAAGATCTCGGACCCTACGTAGCACCAATCGCTTTCAATGCTCTGCCATTTGCTGGCAACCTTGTGGAAGACGGTACTGAGGAAACCGATGAAGAGCAGAAACTGCGTAATGAGTCTCGCAAGATCCTTGGCCTGCCAGGTCTGAAGGTCGCCGGCACTTGCGTACGCGTACCTGTCTTTACCGGCCACACCATGGTTGTGCACGCTGAATTCAACAACTCTATCACCCCAGACCAAGCGCGCGAAGTGCTTAGAAATGCTGCCGGTGTCGACGTTGTGGATGTTCCAACCCCACTCGCCGCTGCAGGTGTAGACGACTCCCTTGTGGGTCGTATCCGCCAAGACCAGACCGTAGACGACAACAAAGGGCTCGTTTTTGTTGTCTCTGGCGATAACCTACGCAAGGGCGCTGCGCTTAACGCCATCCAGATTGCTGAGCTTTTGGTCTGACGGGGTTTAGCTCGCTGTTTCGTGGGTGCTGGTTTCCGTAGCTGCAGCTGCGACGATATCAGCACGGGCGCGGGCCACGCGGGAACGAATCGTGCCGATGCGAACGTCGGCAATCTTGGCGGCCTCCTCGTAGGAGAAGCCCAAAACTTGGGTGAGGATCAGGGCTTCTCGACGTTCCGCGGGGAGGGCGTCGATAAGCATACGGGCATCGACCCACTCCGCCCACAGGCTAGATGTGGTTCCATCGCATTGTTCCACTTCGGCGGCGGATTTGCGGGGGCGGGCCATGTCGTGGCGGATGTTGTCTACCCACACGCGTCGGGCGAGGGAGAGTAGCCATGTGCGCGCGGAGGAGCGGGCCGCAAAGCGGGGGAGTGCGCTCATGACGCGTAGGTAAGTCTCTTGGGTGAGATCGTCGGCGATGTCGGTGCCTCCGAGGTGGGCTAACAGCCTCCATACGTCGGTTTGAGTGGCGCGTATGAAGGCAGTCAAAGCAGCGCGATCGCCACGGCCAGCCTTGAGGGCTAGTGCTGTGACGTAATCATCATCACGCTCGGAGGGTTTCATGTTCATGAACTCTAGCACTCCACCTTTAGTTGTAGGTAATACCTAACAAAAAAAATTTATTGCTAGGGTTTGCTTTTTAATGTAAGCTATTAATCGACTCACATTTGATAGGAAACCCTTAAGGAGGGACATCGTGACCAACCCAGTCGATCCAATCCTGAACAAGGGCGAGCGCACCGAAGCAGCTCCTCACACCACCCGCGCCGGCGGACAGCCCGTCGCCAGTGAAAACATCTCCATTACTGCAGGCCCACAAGGCGCCAACGTACTCAATGACCTGCACCTGATCGAAAAACTCGCACACTTTAACCGCGAGCGCGTCCCAGAGCGCAATCCACACGCCAAAGGCCACGGCGCATTCGGCGAACTCCACATCACCGAAGACGTATCCCAGTACACCAAGGCCAAGCTCTTCCAAAAAGGCACCGTCACCCCCATGGCCGTGCGCTTTTCCACCGTCGCTGGCGAAAAAGGCTCCCCAGACACCTGGCGCGACGTCCATGGCTTCGCACTGCGCTTTTACACCCAAGACGGCAACTATGACATCGTAGGAAACAACACCCCAACCTTCTTCCTACGCGACGCCATGAAGTTCCCCGACTTCATCCACTCCCAGAAGCGCCTCGGTTCCAGCGGCCTGCGCGATGCTGACATGCAATGGGACTTCTGGACCCGCACCCCAGAATCCGCGCACCAAGTCACCTACCTCATGGGCGACCGCGGCACGCCAAAGACCAGCCGCCACCAAGACGGATTCGGCTCCCACACCTACCAGTGGATCAACGAAGACGGCCAACCAGTGTGGGTGAAGTACCACTTTAAGACCCGCCAAGGCTGGGAAACCTTCACCGATGCAGAGGCCCAAGAAATGGCCGGC
The sequence above is drawn from the Corynebacterium rouxii genome and encodes:
- a CDS encoding aspartate-semialdehyde dehydrogenase, which codes for MTTVAVVGATGQVGRVMRSILEERDFPLDTIRFFASARSAGTTLPYKGQEIEVEDLALQTEESLAGIDIALFSAGGSTSKQYAPLFVAAGATVVDNSSAWRKDDEVPLIVSEVNPDAKNNVLKGIIANPNCTTMAIMPVVKALHDVACVTKLHVASYQAVSGSGLAGVETLIKQVSEIGDRAVELVHDGSLLASEDLGPYVAPIAFNALPFAGNLVEDGTEETDEEQKLRNESRKILGLPGLKVAGTCVRVPVFTGHTMVVHAEFNNSITPDQAREVLRNAAGVDVVDVPTPLAAAGVDDSLVGRIRQDQTVDDNKGLVFVVSGDNLRKGAALNAIQIAELLV
- a CDS encoding RNA polymerase sigma factor — protein: MKPSERDDDYVTALALKAGRGDRAALTAFIRATQTDVWRLLAHLGGTDIADDLTQETYLRVMSALPRFAARSSARTWLLSLARRVWVDNIRHDMARPRKSAAEVEQCDGTTSSLWAEWVDARMLIDALPAERREALILTQVLGFSYEEAAKIADVRIGTIRSRVARARADIVAAAATETSTHETAS